One Vallitalea pronyensis genomic region harbors:
- a CDS encoding MBL fold metallo-hydrolase, whose translation MRVKTMLLGELGTNVYVVYNEQTNEAVVIDPAAEPDKISQFIEQEQLKLMGMLVTHGHYDHIQAIDVLREQYGVPVFSSKDEGELMKNPELNLSMRFSGRAISVEADEWVRDGDIVEFGDLEFECITVPGHSPESICYYNEAYKVLFSGDTLFPSAIGRTDFYDGHPNTLIQSIKERLLCLPDETQVYSGHGLRTTIGYEKKANMFLQ comes from the coding sequence ATGAGAGTTAAAACAATGTTACTAGGGGAGCTAGGAACCAATGTATACGTGGTGTATAATGAACAAACCAATGAGGCAGTGGTGATCGATCCAGCAGCTGAACCGGATAAGATCAGTCAATTTATTGAACAGGAACAATTGAAACTTATGGGCATGTTAGTAACTCATGGGCATTATGATCATATTCAGGCAATAGATGTTTTAAGAGAACAATATGGGGTACCTGTTTTTTCCAGCAAAGATGAAGGAGAGCTTATGAAAAATCCAGAGCTGAATTTGTCCATGCGTTTTAGTGGAAGAGCTATTTCAGTTGAGGCCGATGAATGGGTTCGTGATGGGGATATTGTTGAATTTGGTGATCTTGAGTTTGAGTGTATTACCGTACCAGGGCATTCACCAGAGAGTATATGTTACTATAATGAAGCGTATAAGGTATTGTTTAGTGGGGATACTTTGTTTCCAAGCGCTATCGGACGAACGGATTTTTACGATGGTCATCCCAATACACTAATCCAATCCATAAAAGAGAGACTACTCTGTTTGCCAGACGAGACACAAGTATATTCTGGCCATGGTTTGCGCACTACCATCGGTTATGAAAAAAAAGCCAATATGTTTTTGCAATAA